In one Bradyrhizobium sp. 4 genomic region, the following are encoded:
- the rlmB gene encoding 23S rRNA (guanosine(2251)-2'-O)-methyltransferase RlmB codes for MKDRKFNPRGPRGGSKPFNRPGKSAGRPARRDRDSDTDGPVILYGWHTVTMALANPLRQIRKLTLTENAARRLADENIAIPVTPEIVRPQEIDRLLSPDAVHQGLLAEADPLPSPDIADLKQDGIVLVLDQITDPHNVGAILRSAAAFAVKAIVTTARHSPEATGVLAKAASGALELVPMVTVQNLARALTTLNELGFQTVGLDSEGSADLSEVTLREPLALVLGAEGKGLRQLTRETCSVVARLDMPGEIKSLNVSNAAVLSLYVGASRLGLMKR; via the coding sequence ATGAAGGATCGAAAATTCAACCCGAGGGGCCCCCGCGGCGGGTCTAAGCCCTTCAACAGGCCCGGAAAATCCGCCGGGCGCCCGGCCCGGCGCGATCGCGATTCGGACACCGACGGTCCCGTCATCCTCTATGGCTGGCACACCGTCACCATGGCGCTCGCCAACCCCCTGCGGCAGATCCGCAAGCTGACGCTGACCGAGAACGCCGCAAGGCGTCTGGCGGACGAGAACATCGCGATCCCGGTCACGCCCGAGATCGTCCGGCCCCAGGAGATCGACCGGCTGCTGTCGCCGGACGCGGTGCACCAGGGCCTGCTCGCCGAGGCCGACCCTCTGCCCTCGCCCGACATCGCGGATTTGAAGCAGGACGGCATCGTGCTGGTGCTCGATCAGATCACCGATCCGCACAATGTCGGCGCCATCCTGCGCTCGGCGGCGGCGTTTGCAGTGAAGGCGATCGTCACCACCGCGCGCCACAGTCCGGAAGCGACCGGCGTGCTGGCCAAGGCCGCCTCCGGCGCGCTGGAGCTGGTCCCGATGGTGACGGTGCAAAACCTCGCCCGCGCACTGACCACGCTGAACGAGCTCGGCTTCCAGACCGTCGGGCTGGACAGTGAAGGCAGCGCCGATCTTTCCGAGGTCACCCTGCGCGAGCCGCTCGCGCTGGTGCTGGGCGCGGAAGGCAAGGGCCTGCGGCAATTGACGCGCGAGACCTGCAGCGTCGTGGCGCGGCTCGACATGCCCGGCGAGATCAAGAGCCTCAACGTCTCCAATGCCGCCGTGCTCTCGCTCTATGTCGGCGCCAGCCGGCTCGGGCTGATGAAGCGGTAA